One Bacillus amyloliquefaciens DSM 7 = ATCC 23350 DNA window includes the following coding sequences:
- a CDS encoding TerC family protein: MDLSLLLEYGWVLLVLIGLEGILAADNALVMAVMVKHLPEKQRKKALFYGLAGAFILRFGSLFAISFLVNVWQVQAVGALYLFYIAVSHLLKRYVFKHNTGQKKQKESGFWQTVLKVELADIAFAVDSILAAVALAVTLPGTPLPAIGGLDGGQFLVILAGGVIGLIIMRFAASMFVSLLKTRPGLETAAFVIVGWVGVKLALYTLAHEELGIVPADVIHSAAWKMIFWAVLAAIAVCGWFMSGAKQIETDAASAEREHA; encoded by the coding sequence TTGGACTTATCATTATTATTGGAGTATGGATGGGTTCTTCTCGTTTTAATCGGGCTGGAAGGGATTTTAGCGGCGGATAACGCGCTGGTGATGGCTGTGATGGTGAAGCATCTCCCGGAAAAACAAAGGAAGAAGGCTTTATTTTACGGTTTGGCGGGGGCTTTTATTTTACGTTTCGGGTCGCTGTTCGCTATTTCTTTCTTGGTGAATGTTTGGCAGGTTCAGGCCGTCGGCGCCCTATATTTGTTTTACATCGCAGTCAGCCATTTGCTGAAGCGGTATGTATTCAAACATAACACAGGGCAGAAGAAACAGAAAGAAAGCGGTTTTTGGCAGACTGTATTGAAAGTGGAGCTGGCGGACATTGCTTTTGCCGTTGATTCCATTTTAGCGGCGGTCGCGCTTGCAGTAACGCTTCCGGGAACACCGCTTCCTGCCATCGGCGGCTTGGACGGCGGTCAGTTTCTCGTCATTTTAGCCGGCGGCGTTATTGGTTTAATCATTATGCGCTTCGCGGCATCAATGTTCGTTTCTTTATTAAAAACGAGGCCGGGCCTTGAAACGGCGGCATTTGTTATTGTCGGGTGGGTAGGCGTGAAACTCGCTCTTTATACTCTGGCCCATGAGGAACTCGGCATAGTTCCAGCAGATGTGATCCATTCGGCGGCCTGGAAAATGATTTTCTGGGCGGTTCTGGCAGCCATTGCGGTATGCGGATGGTTTATGTCAGGAGCAAAACAAATAGAGACGGATGCGGCATCCGCAGAAAGAGAACACGCATAA
- a CDS encoding DUF1836 domain-containing protein, whose amino-acid sequence MNTFKLTRTDMVRLLYALKGQGDATPLQILLQSADMTLDEAENRLHIPEFLTRFERKKEKKEYGLSTNEIVELGNLCELTSLKSTAVQNWVKRDIKDLIGHPLLGKKYTIEQAVILLIVRDLKSIYDFEHIRGILKIAFNTITDRTDDVISPISYYESCAQVIDYLHHKGNPPMKETSLQELVEQQTDKLRGCFKELGNGQWNNIRSILAVTVLSVLTFHIQASAYKMTSHLL is encoded by the coding sequence ATGAACACGTTTAAACTGACCCGAACTGATATGGTCCGGCTTCTTTACGCGTTAAAGGGCCAAGGAGACGCAACCCCTCTCCAAATCTTATTGCAATCTGCGGATATGACATTGGATGAAGCGGAAAACCGGCTGCATATCCCTGAATTTCTGACGAGATTCGAGCGAAAAAAAGAGAAAAAAGAATACGGACTTTCAACAAACGAGATTGTCGAACTGGGAAATCTGTGCGAGCTGACGTCTTTAAAATCAACCGCCGTCCAAAACTGGGTGAAACGCGATATTAAAGATTTGATCGGCCACCCCTTACTCGGAAAAAAATATACAATTGAACAAGCTGTCATCCTTCTCATTGTACGTGATTTAAAATCAATTTATGACTTCGAACATATACGCGGCATACTGAAGATCGCATTTAACACGATCACCGACAGAACAGATGACGTCATCAGCCCGATCAGCTACTATGAGAGCTGCGCTCAGGTGATTGATTATCTCCATCATAAGGGCAACCCGCCGATGAAGGAAACGAGCCTGCAGGAGCTCGTTGAACAGCAGACGGACAAGCTCAGAGGCTGCTTCAAAGAACTCGGAAACGGGCAATGGAACAATATCAGATCCATACTCGCCGTTACGGTGCTCTCCGTTTTGACTTTCCATATTCAAGCCTCCGCCTACAAAATGACCAGCCATTTATTATAA
- the sigI gene encoding RNA polymerase sigma factor SigI, producing the protein MKPVLSLLFKLGKKKQTLETSVEKIQKGDKDLQNDLIQQYKPFIAKTVSSVCKRYIDEKDDEFSIGLIAFNEAIEKYSAEKGNSLLAFAELIIKRKVIDYIRKEARTAQHINMDVQEGDDQESSQSLIEAELSIDEYRKQIEQEQRREEILFFQKQLKEYGLSFKELLEQSPKHTDARQNAIKVAYTLVENEELASILHQKKQLPVKQLEQLVSVSRKTIERNRKYIIAMSIIITGDYIYLKDYLKGVLHS; encoded by the coding sequence GTGAAACCAGTGCTTAGCCTTTTGTTTAAATTGGGAAAAAAGAAGCAAACGCTTGAAACATCTGTTGAAAAAATACAAAAAGGCGACAAAGATCTGCAGAACGATTTAATACAGCAATATAAGCCTTTTATCGCAAAGACGGTTTCATCCGTTTGTAAACGATATATAGATGAAAAAGACGACGAATTCAGCATCGGGCTGATCGCGTTTAACGAAGCCATTGAAAAATATTCGGCTGAAAAAGGTAATTCGCTGCTTGCATTTGCAGAGCTTATCATAAAAAGAAAAGTAATAGATTATATCAGAAAAGAAGCAAGAACCGCTCAGCACATTAATATGGATGTGCAGGAAGGCGACGACCAGGAGTCTTCGCAGAGTCTTATCGAAGCAGAGCTTTCCATTGATGAATACCGCAAACAGATAGAACAGGAGCAGCGCCGGGAAGAAATTCTTTTTTTTCAAAAGCAGCTGAAAGAATACGGGCTGTCTTTTAAAGAGTTGCTGGAACAATCGCCGAAGCATACAGATGCGAGGCAGAATGCGATTAAGGTAGCTTACACGCTTGTTGAAAATGAAGAGCTGGCGTCCATTTTGCACCAGAAGAAACAGCTTCCTGTCAAACAGCTGGAGCAGCTCGTGTCGGTCAGCAGAAAAACGATCGAACGGAACCGAAAATATATCATCGCCATGAGTATTATTATTACCGGTGATTATATTTATTTAAAAGATTATCTTAAAGGGGTGTTGCACTCATGA
- a CDS encoding DUF421 domain-containing protein produces MFAVFWKSVIMIAVGTFLLRIAGRKSISQLSVTQTVIMISIGSIIIQPFIEHSLWETIFAAAIFIAVLILMEYLEIKSNFFEVLFSGKTIAVVRDGKIIPENLKKMRFTEAQLSMRIRQEGLGDIQDFKYVLLEPNGQIGYELIDDAKNVTVRDLKKMLDEFKTDLLTEGGNQMKRKAAKNEALTNNNTPTESMDKDAYKTQYDGDPGLRGANRKSKHGKQGGE; encoded by the coding sequence TTGTTTGCCGTATTCTGGAAATCTGTGATTATGATAGCGGTCGGTACCTTTTTATTGCGAATTGCCGGGCGGAAATCGATCAGCCAGCTGTCGGTGACCCAGACAGTCATCATGATTTCCATCGGCTCAATTATTATTCAGCCGTTTATTGAACATAGTTTATGGGAAACCATTTTCGCGGCTGCGATTTTTATTGCAGTACTGATCCTGATGGAATATTTAGAAATCAAATCAAACTTTTTTGAGGTTTTATTTTCAGGAAAAACCATCGCCGTTGTCAGAGACGGAAAAATCATACCGGAAAATTTAAAAAAGATGCGTTTCACCGAGGCGCAGCTGTCAATGCGGATCAGGCAGGAAGGCCTCGGGGATATACAAGATTTTAAATATGTGTTGCTTGAGCCGAACGGACAGATCGGCTATGAGCTTATTGATGATGCCAAAAACGTGACAGTGCGCGACCTGAAAAAAATGCTTGATGAATTCAAAACAGATTTGCTGACAGAAGGAGGAAATCAAATGAAACGCAAAGCAGCGAAGAATGAAGCTTTGACCAATAACAATACACCGACTGAGAGCATGGACAAAGATGCATACAAAACGCAATATGACGGTGATCCCGGACTGAGAGGCGCAAACCGCAAATCAAAACACGGCAAACAAGGAGGCGAATAA
- a CDS encoding TrkH family potassium uptake protein, producing the protein MKLMLKKFIQILSPAQLIALYYFLAVTVAVILLSLPAAHKQGASWSFIDALFTAVSSVSVTGLTVVNTADTFSTTGIVILAFVLQFGGIGIMTLGTFVWLIMRKRIGLRERKLIMVDQNQSQFSGIVNLMKQVLFLILLIEFLGGIILGTYFLTYYHSFEQAYLHGFFASVSATTNGGFDITGNSLVPFRHDYFVQFITMLLIIFGAIGFPVLVEVKDFLFSKQRRYSFTLFTKITTVTFGMLVLFGAVGIYALEASHAMKGKSWHDVLFLCLFQSTATRSGGLATIDISQLSAPTLFFMCALMFIGASPSSVGGGIRTTTFALNLLALFHFARGNKAVKVFKRELHQADVMKSLVVTMMAILLVFGSTLILAVTEKNQTLLGLLFEVCSAFGTTGLSLGITPHLSDIGKCVIMIVMFIGRIGILTFLYLIGRKEIEANYHYPKERIIIG; encoded by the coding sequence ATGAAATTAATGCTGAAGAAATTCATACAGATCTTGTCGCCTGCACAGCTGATTGCATTATATTATTTTCTTGCTGTGACGGTGGCAGTTATATTGTTAAGTCTGCCGGCAGCCCACAAACAAGGGGCCAGCTGGTCGTTTATAGACGCGCTGTTTACAGCTGTCAGCTCAGTCAGTGTAACGGGTTTAACGGTGGTCAACACGGCTGATACATTCAGCACGACCGGGATTGTCATTTTGGCATTCGTGCTGCAATTCGGCGGAATCGGCATCATGACGCTCGGAACATTCGTCTGGCTGATTATGCGCAAACGGATCGGTCTGCGGGAACGGAAGCTCATTATGGTGGATCAGAATCAATCGCAGTTTTCCGGAATCGTCAACTTGATGAAGCAAGTCCTGTTTTTGATTTTATTAATCGAGTTTTTGGGCGGCATCATTTTAGGAACATATTTTTTAACGTATTACCATTCGTTTGAACAAGCTTACTTGCACGGATTCTTTGCGAGTGTCAGCGCCACGACAAACGGCGGTTTTGATATTACGGGAAATTCACTCGTTCCGTTCAGGCATGACTATTTCGTGCAGTTTATTACGATGCTTCTGATTATTTTCGGTGCGATCGGGTTTCCGGTGCTCGTAGAAGTTAAGGACTTTTTGTTTTCAAAACAGCGCAGATACTCATTTACGCTGTTTACGAAAATTACGACCGTTACGTTCGGAATGCTCGTTTTGTTCGGGGCCGTCGGAATTTACGCGCTTGAAGCAAGCCATGCCATGAAGGGAAAAAGCTGGCATGATGTTTTGTTTTTATGTCTCTTTCAATCAACCGCTACAAGAAGCGGCGGGCTTGCGACAATTGATATCAGTCAGCTGTCGGCGCCGACACTATTTTTCATGTGCGCCCTTATGTTCATCGGCGCATCGCCGAGCTCAGTCGGCGGCGGAATCCGCACCACGACATTTGCGCTTAACCTTCTTGCTCTGTTTCATTTTGCCCGGGGGAATAAAGCGGTCAAGGTCTTTAAACGCGAGCTTCATCAGGCTGATGTCATGAAATCGCTGGTCGTTACGATGATGGCGATTCTGCTTGTGTTCGGATCGACGCTGATTCTGGCTGTGACGGAGAAGAATCAGACGCTGCTCGGACTGCTTTTTGAAGTTTGCTCCGCTTTCGGAACGACCGGGCTTTCGCTTGGGATTACCCCGCATTTAAGCGATATCGGAAAATGCGTGATCATGATCGTCATGTTTATCGGCCGGATCGGCATTCTGACTTTCCTTTATTTAATCGGCCGAAAGGAAATCGAAGCGAATTATCACTATCCGAAGGAAAGAATTATAATCGGCTGA
- the htpX gene encoding protease HtpX — MAKRIFLFILTNLLVITTIGIVLTIITSVTGVGSYIQNGRVDLTALLVFSLVVGFVGSFISLGMSRWMAKTMMGVRVLNPKKQSLSFEEQQLVDRVHRLARTAGMTKMPEVGIYHSPEVNAFATGPSKRRSLVAVSSGLLQQMDDAAVEGVLAHEVAHITNGDMVTMTLLQGIVNTFVVFLSRIAAWIASRFVKEDLAPVVHFIAMIVFQIIFSILGSLVVFAYSRHREFHADRGGADLAGKDKMIHALRTLKSYTGHVNEEDQTAVQTLKINGKKHSSLFSTHPDLDERIRRLEAK, encoded by the coding sequence ATGGCGAAAAGAATATTTCTGTTTATTTTAACAAACCTTTTGGTCATTACGACAATCGGAATTGTGCTTACGATTATTACAAGCGTCACCGGTGTCGGCTCGTATATACAAAATGGCCGCGTCGATCTGACGGCATTGCTCGTGTTCAGTCTTGTCGTCGGTTTTGTCGGTTCTTTTATTTCTCTCGGAATGTCCAGATGGATGGCCAAAACGATGATGGGTGTCCGGGTGTTAAATCCGAAGAAACAGTCACTCAGCTTTGAAGAGCAGCAATTGGTTGACCGGGTGCACAGACTGGCCCGTACTGCAGGGATGACGAAAATGCCTGAAGTCGGTATTTATCATTCCCCTGAGGTCAATGCCTTTGCGACCGGGCCTTCTAAGCGCCGCTCACTTGTCGCGGTTTCCTCAGGTTTATTGCAGCAGATGGATGATGCTGCGGTGGAAGGGGTTCTTGCCCATGAAGTCGCACACATTACAAACGGTGACATGGTCACGATGACGCTGCTGCAGGGAATCGTCAATACGTTCGTCGTCTTCCTTTCCCGTATCGCGGCATGGATTGCAAGCCGCTTTGTCAAAGAAGACCTCGCGCCGGTCGTGCATTTTATCGCGATGATCGTGTTTCAGATTATTTTTTCCATTCTCGGCAGTCTTGTCGTCTTCGCATACTCGCGTCACAGAGAGTTCCACGCTGACCGCGGCGGTGCCGACCTTGCCGGCAAGGATAAAATGATTCACGCCCTGCGTACGCTGAAGTCTTACACAGGACACGTGAATGAAGAGGATCAGACGGCGGTGCAGACGTTAAAAATCAATGGCAAAAAGCATTCGTCACTGTTCTCTACACACCCTGATCTGGATGAGCGCATCCGCAGGCTTGAAGCCAAATAA
- a CDS encoding EAL domain-containing protein codes for MELHVYYNLPLVGLSILIACLAAFTSLEISRKVTLKTGIRSKLWLIAGSVIMGFGIWSTHFVGMLAVYVNMHMNYEAVPMVSSLGAAISGSFAALYIVSRRILTLNRLITGSVFMGAGISLMHYMGMSAISRVMIMYNPFLFCFSILIAIAASFVSLKVFFGLAVKKPTEHLTFQKIISSVFMGAAVSGMHYTGMMAASFYADTRRPSSDMEIHSFHLSVFITLIIFCFQMLLFFSSHFDRQFFRHDERMKDHEQRFQSLIKHNIDPIFILSPSGKILYSNEAGAEMIHSFGLDSQNWRRHISSPLKTYFKQVKKEQQALHFDADLKTDIGLFYINVTFIPVLVDNGLDSVYVICKDMTKQRQAEKEIHRMAHYDSLTDLPNRRHAVQRLTEVLEKKHSHGHLTVVFFLDLNRFKVINDALGHNVGDRLLQSAAERLSSIIPDNGFIARLGGDEFIIILTDARSEDDDIDDLAKQIIMQFEKPFIVQEHELITSVSIGIAVSPKDGSDGMELMKKADMAMYASKDRNKSKYKYYSAQIGEKEAKKLRIEMELREAIEKKRFVLHYQPQYSSADQLITGVEALLRVAGADGKLQNPGDFIQAAEETGLIIDLGKWIITEACRQAKEWHEKGYHLPVAINISAKQFQSEELVPFIQKTLTHYKLPPALLEAEVTESMTMEDREHSKKVLTALTELGISVSIDDFGTGHSSLSYLKDFPIHRLKIDKSFIDDLQLHPKSAQITGAIIAMGHQLSLLVVAEGVETAMQKKLLDEKGYDFLQGFYFSRPLPPEEIEELLHEAPRHP; via the coding sequence TTGGAATTACATGTATATTACAATCTTCCGCTTGTCGGGTTATCCATTCTGATTGCTTGTCTGGCGGCGTTTACTTCACTTGAAATCTCCAGAAAAGTAACGCTGAAAACGGGGATTCGCAGTAAACTGTGGCTGATCGCCGGTTCAGTTATCATGGGTTTCGGCATATGGTCAACGCATTTTGTCGGGATGCTCGCCGTTTATGTGAACATGCATATGAATTATGAAGCCGTACCGATGGTCTCTTCTTTAGGCGCCGCGATTTCCGGGTCTTTCGCGGCTTTATATATCGTCAGCCGAAGAATCTTAACACTCAACCGGCTGATTACCGGATCTGTTTTTATGGGAGCGGGAATTTCACTTATGCATTACATGGGAATGTCGGCCATTTCCCGGGTAATGATTATGTATAATCCTTTTTTATTCTGTTTCTCTATTTTGATTGCCATTGCCGCTTCTTTCGTTTCGCTGAAAGTATTTTTCGGTTTAGCAGTGAAGAAACCGACAGAACATTTGACTTTTCAAAAAATCATCAGTTCTGTTTTCATGGGCGCGGCCGTCTCGGGGATGCATTATACAGGTATGATGGCAGCGTCATTTTATGCAGACACGCGAAGGCCTAGCAGCGATATGGAAATTCATTCGTTTCATTTGTCTGTTTTTATTACGCTGATTATCTTTTGTTTTCAGATGTTATTGTTTTTCAGCTCACATTTCGATCGTCAGTTTTTCCGCCACGATGAACGTATGAAGGATCATGAACAGCGGTTTCAATCATTAATTAAACATAACATTGACCCCATTTTCATCCTTTCTCCTAGTGGTAAAATTCTTTACTCTAATGAAGCAGGGGCCGAGATGATACACAGTTTCGGACTGGACAGCCAAAATTGGCGCAGACATATCAGCAGTCCGCTGAAGACCTATTTCAAACAGGTAAAAAAAGAACAGCAGGCACTGCATTTTGATGCTGATCTGAAGACAGATATCGGTTTATTTTATATTAATGTTACCTTTATTCCTGTTTTGGTCGATAACGGACTGGACAGTGTATATGTCATCTGTAAAGACATGACCAAACAGCGGCAAGCCGAGAAGGAAATTCACCGCATGGCGCATTATGATTCTTTGACCGACCTTCCGAACCGCCGCCATGCCGTTCAGCGATTGACGGAAGTTCTGGAAAAGAAACATTCGCATGGGCATTTGACCGTTGTGTTCTTTCTCGATTTAAATCGGTTTAAAGTTATTAATGATGCTCTCGGGCACAATGTCGGAGACAGACTTCTTCAATCAGCGGCTGAAAGACTTTCTTCCATCATCCCGGATAATGGTTTTATCGCCCGTCTTGGCGGCGATGAATTTATTATTATTTTAACGGATGCCCGGTCTGAGGACGATGACATTGATGATTTAGCAAAACAGATCATCATGCAGTTCGAAAAACCGTTTATCGTTCAGGAGCATGAGCTGATCACCTCCGTCAGCATCGGCATCGCCGTCTCTCCAAAAGACGGGTCGGACGGGATGGAACTGATGAAAAAAGCCGATATGGCGATGTACGCCAGCAAAGACCGAAACAAAAGCAAATACAAATATTACTCTGCCCAAATCGGAGAAAAAGAAGCGAAAAAGCTCCGGATTGAGATGGAATTGAGAGAAGCAATTGAGAAAAAAAGGTTTGTCCTTCATTATCAGCCTCAATACAGCTCCGCCGATCAGCTCATAACAGGAGTTGAAGCGCTTCTGAGAGTTGCCGGCGCAGATGGAAAACTGCAGAACCCCGGAGACTTTATACAGGCCGCCGAAGAAACCGGCCTGATTATCGACCTCGGCAAATGGATCATTACCGAGGCGTGCCGGCAGGCGAAGGAATGGCACGAAAAAGGTTACCATCTTCCTGTCGCCATTAATATTTCGGCTAAACAATTTCAGTCGGAAGAACTTGTCCCGTTTATTCAGAAAACACTTACCCATTACAAGCTTCCTCCCGCACTGCTTGAAGCAGAAGTGACCGAAAGCATGACGATGGAAGACCGCGAGCACAGCAAAAAAGTGCTAACGGCGCTAACTGAGCTGGGAATCAGTGTAAGTATTGATGATTTCGGGACGGGCCATAGTTCTCTCAGTTACCTAAAGGACTTTCCGATTCATAGATTGAAAATCGATAAATCATTTATAGATGATCTCCAGCTGCATCCTAAATCCGCGCAGATCACAGGCGCAATAATTGCCATGGGACATCAGCTTTCTCTTTTAGTCGTTGCTGAAGGGGTTGAAACGGCGATGCAAAAAAAGCTTTTAGATGAAAAAGGGTACGATTTTCTTCAAGGATTCTATTTCAGCAGGCCATTGCCGCCTGAGGAGATTGAAGAGCTGCTCCATGAAGCGCCGCGCCACCCATAA
- a CDS encoding alpha/beta-type small acid-soluble spore protein: MASRNKLLVPGAEQALDQFKYEVAQEFGVNLSSDTAARANGSVGGEMTKRLVQQAQSQLNGKTQ; encoded by the coding sequence ATGGCGAGCAGAAATAAACTCTTAGTTCCAGGGGCTGAGCAGGCACTTGACCAATTTAAATACGAAGTGGCTCAAGAATTCGGCGTGAACCTTAGCTCTGATACAGCAGCACGCGCAAACGGCTCTGTAGGCGGGGAAATGACAAAACGGCTTGTACAGCAGGCTCAATCACAATTAAACGGCAAAACTCAATAA
- a CDS encoding DedA family protein: MIEGFIISIIEAFKSLSYTGIFLALSIEFIPAEIVLPLAGYWVSKGDMTLAGAVFAGSLGGVSGPLVLYGIGRLGGRPFLLKYGKYIWIKPETLQKSDDFFQKHGGLVAFSGRFIPGIRTLISLPCGIAKMNVWVFSLYTYAAMLPITFAYVYLGMKLGENWKNVGSILDQYMLPLGIFIAVLLVSYIVLKRRKQRVKTENISQFVKKVKR; this comes from the coding sequence ATCATCGAAGGTTTTATCATATCAATAATAGAGGCGTTTAAAAGCTTATCCTACACAGGAATTTTTTTGGCGCTCAGTATAGAATTCATTCCCGCGGAAATTGTTCTTCCGCTTGCGGGCTACTGGGTGTCAAAAGGGGATATGACGCTTGCCGGAGCCGTGTTTGCCGGCTCGCTCGGCGGTGTTTCAGGCCCGCTTGTTTTATATGGAATCGGCAGGCTGGGCGGTCGGCCGTTTTTGCTGAAGTACGGAAAGTATATATGGATCAAACCCGAAACCCTGCAGAAATCAGACGATTTCTTTCAGAAGCACGGAGGTTTGGTAGCGTTCAGCGGCCGTTTTATACCGGGGATCAGGACGCTGATTTCTTTGCCGTGCGGCATTGCGAAGATGAATGTCTGGGTGTTCTCCCTTTATACATATGCAGCGATGCTTCCGATTACGTTTGCTTACGTATACCTCGGAATGAAACTCGGGGAAAATTGGAAAAACGTCGGGTCCATTCTTGATCAATATATGCTCCCGCTGGGTATATTCATTGCGGTGCTTCTCGTCTCTTATATCGTTTTAAAGAGAAGAAAGCAGCGGGTCAAAACAGAAAATATTTCTCAATTTGTTAAAAAAGTTAAGCGTTGA
- a CDS encoding Ku protein, which yields MHTMWKGSISFGLVNIPVKLFAATEDKDIKFRSLHKEDHAPIKYEKICTGCEKSLEPGEIVKGYEYVKGKYVILTDEDLKDVKQEHEEKAVEIVDFVQLQEIDPIYFNRSYYVGPGDNGTKAYTLLREALRTTGKIGIASITIRSKQQLAILRVYDNCIVMESIHYPDEVRNAGHVPGVPEQTAVNEKELQTAITLINELTTEFDPEQYEDTYRKALLAKINDKLEHEEAGVTPAAPGPREDVIDLVSALQASIDRTKRPNREQAAPVRTKDTASAGGEGKKRKTTRQKAGTS from the coding sequence ATGCACACGATGTGGAAGGGTTCGATCAGCTTCGGCCTCGTCAATATCCCGGTCAAGCTCTTTGCGGCCACTGAAGATAAAGATATAAAATTCCGCAGTCTTCATAAAGAAGACCATGCGCCGATTAAATACGAAAAAATCTGTACCGGATGTGAAAAGAGTCTGGAGCCTGGTGAAATCGTTAAAGGCTATGAGTATGTAAAGGGAAAATACGTCATTTTGACAGACGAGGACCTGAAAGACGTAAAACAGGAACATGAAGAGAAAGCGGTTGAAATTGTTGACTTTGTCCAGCTGCAAGAAATTGATCCGATTTATTTTAACCGGTCTTATTATGTCGGGCCGGGAGATAACGGCACAAAAGCCTATACACTTTTGCGGGAAGCGCTGAGGACGACAGGTAAAATCGGGATTGCCTCTATTACGATCCGTTCTAAGCAGCAGCTTGCGATTCTTCGCGTGTATGACAACTGTATCGTGATGGAGTCCATTCATTATCCGGATGAAGTCAGAAACGCCGGACATGTGCCGGGAGTTCCCGAGCAGACGGCCGTGAATGAAAAAGAATTGCAGACGGCGATTACGTTAATAAACGAGCTGACAACCGAGTTTGACCCAGAGCAATACGAAGACACATACCGGAAAGCCCTCCTCGCCAAAATTAATGATAAGCTCGAACATGAAGAAGCAGGCGTGACACCGGCTGCTCCCGGTCCGCGCGAAGATGTCATTGACCTTGTCAGCGCCCTGCAGGCGAGCATTGACCGGACGAAGCGGCCGAATCGCGAGCAGGCTGCACCGGTGCGGACAAAAGACACTGCGTCCGCAGGCGGCGAAGGGAAAAAACGGAAAACGACCAGACAAAAAGCCGGAACGTCTTAA
- a CDS encoding anti-sigma factor domain-containing protein, with protein MRRGIIVEKNKKFVTLLTPDGQFLKTKNDHRTCEIGEEITFEGETRMGRRASFFDFLKLRPFKLGVFTMTAIILFILIMLPVFSDNKAYAYMTLDINPSIEMALNSKYEVIELTPLNHDAKQVINDIGDWKSSDFKEVISDIITDCSKHGYVKESKEILISTVYENTDDNTYKKGVKKQLADMTEKYKGTYQLQSLESDMETREKAKQEGMSTGSYIRRNEKKTEEEQPEKKTDGQETDQKNNETDTDQNMQPDTEKPAADEQTSPDEEKAADQPENNETTPGTEEAKPDSQDGNQQTEKNAASGSEENTQKEQDGEKEQPPTQNPQENGNDKEPKHRYNNHYWNQRDHERNEQRESYRRHEDSSDRRNPNGYRHGRENADKYQNSPRNPGE; from the coding sequence ATGAGAAGAGGGATCATAGTAGAGAAAAATAAAAAATTCGTCACGTTGCTAACCCCTGACGGACAATTTTTAAAAACAAAAAATGATCACCGCACTTGTGAAATCGGAGAGGAAATTACGTTTGAAGGCGAAACGCGTATGGGAAGAAGGGCCAGCTTTTTTGATTTTCTGAAACTGCGCCCTTTTAAATTGGGAGTGTTTACGATGACTGCTATTATCTTATTTATTTTAATCATGCTCCCGGTTTTTTCTGATAACAAAGCTTACGCGTATATGACGCTGGACATTAATCCAAGCATTGAGATGGCTTTAAACAGCAAATATGAAGTCATTGAACTTACGCCGCTGAACCATGACGCCAAACAGGTCATTAATGACATCGGAGACTGGAAAAGCAGCGATTTTAAGGAAGTCATCAGTGATATTATTACCGATTGCAGCAAGCATGGATATGTAAAGGAATCAAAAGAGATTTTAATTTCCACGGTTTATGAAAATACAGATGACAATACATATAAAAAAGGCGTCAAAAAACAGCTGGCTGATATGACTGAAAAATATAAGGGCACCTACCAGCTTCAATCGCTTGAATCAGATATGGAAACAAGAGAAAAAGCGAAACAGGAAGGTATGTCAACAGGCAGCTACATAAGAAGAAACGAAAAGAAAACAGAAGAAGAACAGCCTGAAAAGAAAACAGACGGCCAAGAAACCGATCAGAAAAACAATGAAACAGATACTGATCAAAACATGCAGCCGGACACAGAAAAGCCGGCGGCTGATGAGCAGACATCTCCTGATGAAGAAAAGGCAGCGGACCAGCCGGAAAACAATGAAACAACGCCCGGCACGGAAGAAGCGAAGCCGGACAGTCAGGACGGCAATCAGCAAACCGAAAAAAATGCAGCTTCCGGATCAGAGGAAAACACTCAGAAGGAACAAGATGGGGAAAAAGAGCAGCCCCCAACACAAAATCCTCAGGAAAACGGAAACGACAAAGAGCCCAAGCATAGGTATAACAATCATTACTGGAATCAGCGGGATCATGAGCGCAATGAACAGCGGGAATCCTATCGGCGCCATGAAGATTCGTCAGACCGCAGGAACCCGAACGGCTACCGGCACGGAAGGGAAAATGCCGATAAATATCAAAATTCGCCGAGAAATCCCGGCGAATAA